DNA from Triticum aestivum cultivar Chinese Spring chromosome 7D, IWGSC CS RefSeq v2.1, whole genome shotgun sequence:
GCCCGCCCCTGCTTCTCCACGCGCCCAGGTCCCAGGCGCTCCCAGGCCCAGGTCCCCTACTTCTCCTCAGCGCTCCCAGGCCCAGGTCCTCGTCTCCAGCAGCAGCGATCCAGGGGCGCCAAGGAGGGTCCTCGTCTCCCAGAAGGAGCACGCAGCAGCAGCGGTCCCAggtcccagatccagatccagcagCAGCGATCCCAGGTCCTCAGGGCCTTCTCctgatccttcttcttctcctgggCGCGCTCCTTCTCctgcaacagcagcaacaacagagaTTAGAGTCATACTGATCAGGAGCAGCAACAACAGCTGCTGGGTTCTTCTGCAGGTTGagtgtggcagcagcagcagcagtagtttaacaacagcagcagcagcagtttcagagcagcagcagcagcaatagtttgacaacagcagcagcagcagtttcagAGCAGCAGCAGCTTTTCATTTACTGAATTGTTTTATTTGACAGAAAAGGTTTAATGAAAAAAACTTTCATTTACTGAATTGAAAaggtttaattaacagaaaacattTAATTGactgagaagagaagagaagaaggtTGCTTGTACTCCTACACTAGTCCTACACTAAAACTGGCAGAGAAGAGAGTAGAAGAGGAGTAGAAGAGCAagcagagaagagaagagaagagaaagggaagacagaagaaagagaagacaagagaaagagaagagagaggAGAGCAACTAAACTACTCCTGCAAGAGGGCAAGAAGAGAGACAATTGTTGGAGTGACAATTAAGGACAAGATAAACAACACTTAATTGTGTGTGATAGACCACACACAGTGAGTACTGAGTACTACTGCAAGAGGGCAGTACTGGagggcaaaagatagagagaagagagaagaaagagaagagaagagaaagagaagaagagagcaagaagagagaagaagagagcaagaagagagaagaagagagaaagaagagagcaagaagagagaagaagagagaaagaagagagcaagaagagagaaGAGGGCACTCCAATAATACTGCTACACTTGCAATCCTAATCCTCACTAGTGCAATCTggagaagaaaggagaggagtaAGAAAACAAGAGTAGGAGAGAACACAAGCAAGAGTTCTACACTAAACTACTGCAACTGAACTACTGCAAGCAACTAAGCAAGCACTACTGGAACTAAAGCAGATATTTTAGAGATACTTTACGATAACATGTTTTTTACAGAACTAAAATCGCAGATGCAAGCAAAACTATAGCAAAAAACTGAGACATGTTTTTCTCTGTATTTTTCAGAAACAAAGTGTTTTGCTTGTCCTGCTCCTGCATATCACCAATCAACTTGTTTACTCCTGCAGATCACCAAGCATTAATTAAAATTTTATTTAAAGGAGTAATTTTAATTAACTGAAAAGTTTCATTTGGTTTTAATTAAAGGAAAGTTTCCATTTAGTTTTAGTTAAACAAAAGGTTTCATTTACTCTTATCTGAAAGGAGTATTTAGTTAAAGGTTTCATTTACtgacaagaacagcaagtaaaTGATTGAACAAGTTTCAGTTAATTTACTTGGAGTAGTAAAAACTTAGTGTCTAGAGCAAAGCATTTGCACCATTTGCAACAAGTTTAACAGTACATAAATGAAGAAAAGGGAATAAATCCATGAGCAAGATGGTTAACATGAACAGTTAACTGAAACTAGCAGTACATAAGCAAGATGTTTACCAAGTGATTGTACAGCAAGACTGCAGCCAGTACTACAGCAACGtaagaagagaagattcaaatcCATGATGGCGCCCATGATCTTCCCCTCCCTCCCGTTCTCCATTTTCACTGTTGGTATCCAACCAACCAAGCAAAAGAGACAACTGTTTCAGATCAAACAAATCGACCGGCAGGAAGAAAGACTACCAGGAGTACTTACCGTGGGAGGAAGCAGCTACTCCGCGACGACGACGACGTGGCGTGGCGGGGCAGGGCACCGTGAGGACGACGACGTCGCTCCAGATCCGCCGCTCCGCAGCTCCGGCGCCGCTCCAGATCCGCCGCTCGGGCGCCGCTCCCCATCCATGCCTCCGTCGCCCAGATCCAGCGCTAGCACATCCACATCCATGCCTCCGTGGAGtagaagctcgtcgccggcgcaaaAGATTTCAATTTTTACCTCTGGAGTGTGAGTGGAGGCAGGGTGGTGGAGAAGTGACGGTGGAAGAGGGAGAGGCCGGTGAGCTATGGGGAGACGGGGAGGCCGGCGAGCTACGGGGAGAGGGGAAGGCCGGCTAGTGCGGCTGGGCGAGTGGGAGTGAGTGAGCGCGGGCAGTGTGGCTGGGCGGGGCGGGGGGCAAAATTGGAAAGTGCCGATATTTCGTTACTAGACGAAAGTTGAACTAAAAAAACCCCCAACGACCTacatttcggaacagagggagtattatgatTGGACCTCTGAAttttggttcttaagaaaaatctGCTCTATGTTCTCTGATATGATTTGCATCTCTGCTTGTCTCAGGTTGCCAACATGAAGAAAGAGATCGATGCAATACGAGTTAAGGACATTTCTCAAGGTGGGTTAACCCAAGGTCAGCAAACACAGATTGCACGAAATGAGCAAAGGATATCTCAGGTTAGTGCATAACAGGTTTTACTTACATTTCTAAATATGCCATCACGGTTTCATTTCTTATTAGAAGATCAATACCAATCCTTTTTTTCCAGATCATGGAGGAGCTAGAAAATCTAGAAGAAACATTAAATGACAGTATACAAGAAAGTCTTGGTGCACGTGCTGGAAAACCAAAACGTGGTAGCCATAAAGCAAGTCTCGAGGAAGAAGATGACGTTATTAGGTTTGCACTTCTGATAGATTTGAATTATGACAGCCACATTCGTATTGTGTATCATATCTTAACCTATACTCTAGTTAAGAACAGAGGATGATATTAGAGATAGCTAAATAATCTTTTCTCCCTAGTCTGTTTCTCCAACTGACACAAGTGCATGTAAAATTGAAAATTTAATCTAGAAGACTAAGCCCATTTGAAATTTATGGACTTTTAGGGAATGATTGGCACCAGTGCACCACTGCACTAGGACATATGTAATTGGAAATTTGTACCATGCTGCCACTTCTGCTTACCTTGAAAAGTCACAATGTGCATGTGAGTTTCTCCATGGAGCGTATATAATTCACTTTCTCGTTGATTCCGTACAACATTTTGTCAAATAGTCTGATAGAAAAATTCAAAGCTTCTTGTGTTTGACTGGTCAAAAAGTATAGACTACTTCAGTTTCTACTAGTGGCCATCTGCAAGTACATGCCTATTACCTTATATTATTCCTTACTGTGGCTGGAATTATAGCTTTGCATTTTTGTTCTCATGTGCTGATTCActgattttgattttttttctagtgACGACGATGAATTTTTTGACCGGACAAAGAAGAAATCATCTAATCCTCAATCTAGTGGGCAACAATCAGTTGAGACCGCTGACAGTCTTCTTGATAAAAAGGATTTCATCAACAATGATATTGAAGGTAAAAAGAAGTTGCTTGAAGAAGAGAAGATTAAGCTGGCTCAGAGAGATAATGCAGATCTTGGGGATGACCTTGATGCTTACATGAGTGGATTGTCATCTCAATTAGGTATGATAGTGCACTCTGAACCATGTAGTTTACACCGATGAATCTTAGACTATTCTAGGATTTCCTTTTCAAGTCCGAGGTCTGAATGGTACCACTAATGACCATGACTTTTGCCCTGTCACATATTTTCCGTAGAACCAGAAAAATATTGCATAACGGTTTTATATGTCAGCCATAGTAATTGCCTGATGGTTGTTATCAGTGCATGTGGGAGTTTGCTGAAAATCAAGGAAAAGTAAGTGAGCTACATGTATTGTGTACTAGCTAAAATGCTGGTTTGAGTGTTTTAGTGGCCTGACCTCTGCTTGAAACTTGACAAGTTGACTTGCTAACTATGACAGCGATGCCCTCAGTTACTTCAAAATATCAATAAGTGAAATGACTCATTTATTTCAAAGAGTTGTTAAGGGATCTCGTTAAGACTTGGAAACAAAGTATTTCGGAGTATATTTGCATTTTCTCGGTTAGCAACAACTGAAATTATCTGTATCAGCTTTAAGATCATTTTAGAGTTCAGATTAATAGAGTGGAGATGTTAACTCAGACTGGAATAAAAATTAATTGAGTTGTATCAGTGTCTAAATTTTTTCTGCAACTTTGATTCCTGTGATTTGGTCCAAAACATGATTCCGTGAGAGTATCCAGCAAAGCTTATAGCCTGTTTTTCTGTCTGTTTCGAGTATCAGGCTTATCCTTTGTAGATGGATGTACGGAGCCTGAAATTATGTATTCATACACACCTATTGCCTGCTTTTCTGTCTGTTTTGAGTATTTCACTGTCTTTGTTTTCTAATTGATTTGAACTGCTTGACAGTACACGATAATATTGCCAAAATTCAAAAGGAGCTTTCTGATCTTCAAGCTGAGCTGGACAAAGTAGTTTACCTACTGAAGGTGGCTGATCCTATGGGAGAAGCAGCTCGCAAGAGGGATTTAAAGCCAAGAGAAGCAAAGCCTCAAGCATCTAATGATAATCCTAGACCAGAATCCAAAAAACAGGACAAAATTGCCCAAGACAAAACCTCAACAGAGGAGAACTTGAAGGATTCTTGTTCTACCAAAACAGAAGTGGATAAACCTGCCGAGGTAGAAACAGATGTCCCCCAAAACCAAGAAAATGCCAGCAAACCTGCATTCTCCATACCAAAACCTCAGTGGCTTGGCGACAAGAGAATCATAGAACCTGAAGAAAATTGTATAAAAGAAGGAAACACGAATGCTGAGGAGCCTGATGATTTTGTGGACTACAAAGACCGGAAAACTATTCTTTCTAATTCAGCCAATGAAAAGGATATTGAAGGGGCCGCTCCTGGGCTTATCATACGGAAGAGAAAGTCTGCTGATCAGTCAGCTGGCGTTGAAGCAGAATCGTCTTCGGTTGAATCCGAAGCATCAGCAGCTGATGCTGTGGCCCTTCTGCTGAAGCACACACGTGGTTTACAACCTGCAGAAGACATTGAGAACGAGAATGAACCACAGGCTAGCAAGAGAAAAGGGAAAAAGTCGAAACAAAAACGTGTACTGGGTCCTGCAAGACCAGATTTTCTTGAAGCTGGTCCAGATCATGAAACATGGGTGCCACCTCAAGGTCAGAATAATTTATCAGTAAAGCATACAATCACCAAATGTGTAAATTTATCCCTTGACAATACTATTGTTTGATCATCTGTAGGTCAAACTGGTGATGGGCGCACTTCATTGAACGATCGTTTGGGTTATTGATGTTTTCTCATCCTAGACTTCACCTGTTGCATAACGAAGAGAAGCGCAATAGTGATCACCTGTGCTACTGTAATTGGATTGTGAAAACGTGTTCAGAATTGTCAGATGGTATCAAGCCTCTTGGGTAGGTGCTTGCGGTATACT
Protein-coding regions in this window:
- the LOC123164007 gene encoding kanadaptin; the protein is MNPTMPPPPPRNPNPSASSMPPPPPPKPSPPAPSAQPEAEAAPRPDASMAEVDGSAKPSPSSSMPPPPPPRPSPQPEAEASPPPPSSESELSADGSANPSPSDSSAGEERNPGGDTEMAEEAPPEQRQQPRPRAPYAIPDWSAAPEHPFFLEVLKEGRIFENLDVSKKGAYMFGRIDLCDFMLEHPTISRFHAVLQFRNDGQVFLYDLGSTHGSSINKTQVKKKMYTPIHVGDVIRFGQSSRLYIFQGPSELMPPEKDMQKLRDAKIRQNMLDREASLLRAKTQAALADGISWGMSEDAPEEDGEDEADEITWQTYRGQLTDRQEKTRSKLIKRMEKVANMKKEIDAIRVKDISQGGLTQGQQTQIARNEQRISQIMEELENLEETLNDSIQESLGARAGKPKRGSHKASLEEEDDVISDDDEFFDRTKKKSSNPQSSGQQSVETADSLLDKKDFINNDIEGKKKLLEEEKIKLAQRDNADLGDDLDAYMSGLSSQLVHDNIAKIQKELSDLQAELDKVVYLLKVADPMGEAARKRDLKPREAKPQASNDNPRPESKKQDKIAQDKTSTEENLKDSCSTKTEVDKPAEVETDVPQNQENASKPAFSIPKPQWLGDKRIIEPEENCIKEGNTNAEEPDDFVDYKDRKTILSNSANEKDIEGAAPGLIIRKRKSADQSAGVEAESSSVESEASAADAVALLLKHTRGLQPAEDIENENEPQASKRKGKKSKQKRVLGPARPDFLEAGPDHETWVPPQGQTGDGRTSLNDRLGY